The following coding sequences are from one Lolium rigidum isolate FL_2022 chromosome 6, APGP_CSIRO_Lrig_0.1, whole genome shotgun sequence window:
- the LOC124667096 gene encoding putative exosome complex component rrp40, with translation MESKKPLRSAFVDDYVVPGDVILDLADMTNQTIKLGAGLRQDCDTIQVTSAGRLRLSKPNKYWVENSQKRYIPSVEDTVLGIVVDTKPDNFLVDIKGPSVAFLPVLSFEGGTRRNIPKFEIGTLIYARVVKANSIMNPELSCMDAIGKAAEFGQLKNGYTFETSTGLARMLLSSPTCPLLEALGKKLSFEIAVGLNGRVWVNAPSPSNVILVSEAIKQSESFNRIQQRSMVEKLLAKLA, from the exons ATGGAGTCGAAGAAGCCGCTGCGCTCCGCCTTCGTCGACGACTACGTG GTCCCCGGCGACGTCATCCTGGACCTCGCCGATATGACCAACCAGACCATCAAGCTCGGCGCCGGCCTGCGCCAG GATTGTGATACCATCCAGGTGACCAGTGCTGGGAGGCTTCGGCTGTCCAAGCCCAACAAGTACTGGGTGGAGAACTCCCAGAAGAGG TATATACCTTCGGTAGAAGATACAGTTCTTGGAATTGTAGTTGACACCAAACCAGAT AACTTCTTGGTGGACATAAAGGGACCCAGTGTGGCCTTTTTACCAGTTCTTTCATTCGAAGGTGGTACCAGGAGGAACATACCGAAGTTTGAG ATTGGTACATTAATATATGCCCGAGTAGTGAAAGCAAATAGCATCATGAATCCAGAGCTTTCATGCATGGATG CAATTGGTAAAGCCGCTGAATTCGGTCAACTGAAAAATGGTTATACATTTGAAACATCAACTGGCCTGGCAAGAAT GCTCTTAAGCTCCCCAACATGTCCACTTCTAGAAGCCCTTGGGAAGAAATTATCATTTGAGATAGCTGTTGGACTGAACGGTCGTGTATGG GTGAATGCTCCATCGCCAAGTAATGTCATTCTTGTATCAGAAGCAATTAAACAGTCGGAATCTTTTAACCGCATACAACAAAGAAGCATGGTGGAAAAACTCCTGGCTAAGCTGGCATGA